The Streptomyces sp. NBC_01275 genome has a segment encoding these proteins:
- a CDS encoding glycoside hydrolase family 3 N-terminal domain-containing protein, producing MTTTVPDHGGIPHTEDDRPWTDITLPTAERVETLLARLTLREKVAQLSSTWEDIEADGPEVAPGSNHFGRVGDLDETARHGLGQLTRPYGTLPRPALEHARLLAAHQRQVTGQSRFGIPAMAHDECLTGFTAYGATIYPTSLGMAAAFDPELVRRVGAAIGADMAEAGVHQGLAPVVDVIRDYRWGRCEETFGEDPHLVGEMAEAYVLGVQSAGVIATLKHFAGYSASMGGRNHAPVQMGRRELFDVILPPFERLVAAGVGSVMNSYAEIDGVAPAASEWLLTSVLRDRWGFEGTVVSDYWSLPFLVNAHRVAADLPAAGALALRAGMDVELPDQRGFGTALVGAVQQGLVDESVVDRAVRRVLRQKVELGLLDPDWDPRPPGLRAGALELDKPEHRRLAREVARASAVLLANDGILPLPATGRIALIGPCADDVRTLFGCYSFPNHVLADRDDLGDGVEAIPLRAALAAELPGVDWEFVQGCPIREEDRSGIPAAVAACAAAEATVLVVGDKAGMFGVGTSGEGCDVEDLRLPGVQEELVEAVLATGRPVVLVVSSGRPYAVGRFARDAGAMVQVFLPGEEGGRAVAELLSGTVNFSGKLPVQLPTSPGGQPYTYLHPPLGDRQSWLSNLDPSPAFPFGHGLSYTSFEIDGLGVDRERVPTDGEFTVSVRVRNTGARPGAETVQLYAVDPVAQVTRPVRSLLAFAKVPLGPGERATVRFTVHTDRLAFTGLAGRRVVEPGEILLHAGSSSLDTPARGAVVLVGEERDATAVRHHGVPVSVERA from the coding sequence ATGACGACCACCGTCCCGGACCACGGCGGCATCCCGCACACGGAGGACGACCGGCCCTGGACCGACATCACCCTGCCGACCGCCGAGCGCGTCGAGACCCTCCTCGCCCGGCTCACCCTCCGGGAGAAGGTCGCCCAGCTCAGCAGTACCTGGGAGGACATCGAGGCCGACGGCCCGGAGGTGGCCCCGGGCAGCAACCACTTCGGCCGGGTCGGCGACCTCGACGAGACCGCCCGGCACGGTCTGGGCCAGCTCACCCGCCCCTACGGCACCCTCCCCCGGCCCGCCCTCGAACACGCCCGGCTGCTGGCCGCACACCAGCGGCAGGTGACGGGACAGAGCAGGTTCGGCATCCCCGCCATGGCCCACGACGAGTGCCTGACCGGCTTCACCGCCTACGGCGCCACGATCTACCCCACCTCCCTGGGCATGGCGGCCGCCTTCGACCCGGAGCTGGTCCGCCGGGTCGGTGCGGCCATCGGCGCCGACATGGCCGAGGCCGGGGTCCATCAGGGCCTGGCCCCGGTGGTCGACGTCATCCGCGACTACCGGTGGGGCCGCTGCGAGGAGACCTTCGGCGAGGACCCCCACCTGGTCGGCGAGATGGCCGAGGCCTATGTCCTGGGCGTGCAGAGCGCGGGAGTGATCGCCACCCTCAAGCACTTCGCCGGCTACTCCGCCTCCATGGGCGGCCGCAACCACGCGCCCGTCCAGATGGGCCGCCGGGAGCTCTTCGACGTGATCCTGCCGCCCTTCGAACGGCTCGTCGCCGCGGGGGTGGGGTCCGTCATGAACTCGTACGCCGAGATCGACGGCGTGGCTCCCGCCGCCAGCGAGTGGCTGCTCACGTCCGTGCTCCGCGACCGGTGGGGCTTCGAGGGCACCGTCGTCTCCGACTACTGGTCGCTGCCGTTCCTGGTGAACGCCCACCGGGTGGCGGCCGACCTGCCCGCCGCCGGGGCGCTCGCCCTGCGGGCCGGCATGGACGTCGAGCTGCCGGACCAGCGCGGCTTCGGCACGGCGCTCGTCGGCGCGGTGCAGCAAGGGCTGGTGGACGAGAGCGTGGTGGACCGGGCGGTGCGCCGGGTACTGCGGCAGAAGGTCGAGCTGGGGCTCCTCGACCCCGACTGGGATCCACGGCCGCCGGGCCTGCGCGCGGGCGCGCTCGAGCTGGACAAGCCGGAGCACCGGCGGCTGGCCCGCGAGGTCGCCCGGGCGAGCGCCGTGCTGCTGGCGAACGACGGGATCCTGCCCCTCCCCGCCACGGGCCGGATCGCCCTGATCGGCCCGTGTGCCGACGACGTCCGCACCCTGTTCGGCTGCTACAGCTTCCCCAACCACGTCCTCGCCGACCGCGACGACCTCGGCGACGGCGTCGAGGCGATCCCGCTGCGCGCCGCGCTGGCCGCCGAACTGCCGGGTGTGGACTGGGAGTTCGTCCAGGGCTGCCCGATCCGCGAGGAGGACCGCTCCGGGATCCCGGCCGCGGTGGCGGCCTGCGCGGCCGCCGAGGCGACCGTCCTGGTCGTCGGCGACAAGGCCGGCATGTTCGGCGTCGGCACCTCCGGCGAGGGCTGCGACGTGGAGGACCTGCGGCTGCCCGGCGTACAGGAGGAGCTGGTGGAGGCCGTGCTGGCGACCGGCAGGCCCGTCGTGCTGGTCGTCAGCAGCGGCAGGCCCTATGCCGTCGGGCGGTTCGCCCGGGACGCCGGGGCCATGGTGCAGGTCTTCCTGCCCGGCGAGGAGGGGGGCCGGGCGGTGGCCGAGCTGCTGTCCGGCACGGTGAACTTCAGCGGAAAGCTGCCGGTGCAGCTGCCCACCTCCCCGGGCGGACAGCCGTACACCTATCTGCATCCGCCGCTGGGCGACCGGCAGAGCTGGCTCTCCAATCTCGATCCGAGCCCGGCGTTCCCCTTCGGGCACGGGCTGTCGTACACCTCCTTCGAGATCGACGGGCTGGGCGTCGACCGTGAACGGGTGCCCACGGACGGGGAGTTCACCGTCTCCGTGCGGGTGCGCAACACCGGGGCGCGGCCCGGCGCCGAGACGGTCCAGCTGTACGCCGTCGACCCGGTGGCCCAGGTCACCCGGCCGGTGCGGTCGCTGCTGGCCTTCGCCAAGGTCCCCCTCGGACCCGGCGAGCGGGCCACCGTCCGCTTCACCGTCCACACCGACCGCCTGGCCTTCACCGGGCTGGCGGGGCGGCGGGTCGTGGAGCCCGGCGAGATCCTGCTGCACGCGGGATCGTCGAGCCTGGACACCCCGGCCCGGGGGGCGGTCGTCCTGGTCGGCGAGGAACGGGACGCGACGGCCGTACGACACCACGGCGTGCCCGTGAGCGTCGAGCGGGCGTGA
- a CDS encoding LacI family DNA-binding transcriptional regulator, with translation MTARSKAHQEAQYGLLTDIAAQAGVSLSTVSKVVHRRRDVGAATRARVEELLDRSGYVRPWEREAARPRQIIAVFRDMSGPYTLEVARGIVDAAGELGINVVTGTTSRRPISRWLEECVALDAAGLIIVISMLSEDDQRRIVEQRLPVVLVDPLSAPSPDIPSIGVTNWSGARDAMQHLLGLGHTRIGMLAGRSHSLAGAARLHGYRAALEEAGIPYDPAIVRSTDFDYDEALAATLHILRCAEPPTAVFAASDAQALGVLEAARQAGLGVPDELAVMSFDDTLVAAMACPPLSAVRQPFEELGHEATRVLMQLAEGRPPASPRIELATELVLRTSTSVPRRHEAR, from the coding sequence GTGACAGCTCGGAGCAAGGCTCATCAGGAGGCGCAGTACGGACTCCTGACGGACATAGCCGCCCAGGCGGGGGTGTCCCTCAGCACCGTTTCCAAGGTGGTGCACCGGCGTCGTGACGTCGGTGCGGCGACCCGCGCCCGCGTGGAGGAGCTGCTGGACCGCAGCGGATACGTCCGCCCGTGGGAGCGGGAGGCGGCCCGGCCGCGGCAGATCATCGCGGTGTTCCGGGACATGTCCGGGCCCTACACCCTGGAGGTCGCCCGCGGGATCGTGGACGCGGCCGGCGAGCTCGGCATCAACGTGGTGACCGGGACGACGAGCCGGCGGCCCATCTCGCGCTGGCTGGAGGAGTGCGTGGCGCTCGACGCGGCCGGGCTGATCATCGTGATCTCGATGCTCTCCGAGGACGACCAGCGCCGGATCGTCGAGCAGCGTCTCCCGGTGGTGCTGGTCGACCCGCTCAGCGCGCCCTCCCCGGACATCCCGAGCATCGGGGTGACCAACTGGAGCGGGGCCAGGGACGCGATGCAGCATCTCCTCGGGCTCGGGCACACCCGCATCGGCATGCTCGCGGGCCGGTCGCACTCCCTGGCCGGCGCGGCCCGTCTGCACGGCTACCGGGCCGCCCTGGAAGAGGCCGGGATCCCTTACGACCCGGCGATCGTCCGCTCCACCGACTTCGACTACGACGAGGCGCTGGCCGCCACCCTGCACATCCTGCGCTGCGCCGAGCCGCCCACGGCCGTCTTCGCGGCGAGCGACGCGCAGGCCCTCGGGGTGCTGGAGGCCGCCCGCCAGGCGGGGCTCGGGGTGCCGGACGAGCTGGCCGTCATGTCCTTCGACGACACCCTGGTGGCGGCCATGGCCTGTCCGCCGCTGAGCGCGGTGCGCCAGCCCTTCGAGGAGCTGGGACACGAGGCGACCCGGGTCCTCATGCAGCTCGCCGAGGGCCGGCCGCCCGCGTCCCCGCGGATCGAGCTGGCGACGGAGCTGGTGCTGCGGACGTCGACGTCCGTGCCCCGTCGCCACGAGGCTCGATGA
- a CDS encoding RICIN domain-containing protein: MLYPKSAQLPSGRIVAAFENSQSAPVGQTMPVYKSDDSGATWQKLADVKAPAYLSSDAQYAKYTSNWTNPYLYVLPQDVGSLSAGTLLLASIVSGDDYYYKEHKAADASWTPSGDGDRKDVALALYSSTDDGATWTVQNIVATGGWQGGSAGAVGRVSNANASAQVDPLWEPHLVARGGKLVAYYSDENDYTGFNAGTGVPTLDPDNDTATDSGGQILVHRTWDGTTAAWSQPVVDVAGSTVNNNGKTEIGGGRPGMTTIAPTADGKWLLTYEYWGGGTNVRYKLADDPLKFYASGVTDAAITALPVPSGGRTLSTGGSPVLLAMPDGRIVYNASGSGDVWVNESGLSTGAWKEYQTTIAAGYSRNLQYVQGTGRVLVLQAGWSGGSVGPVKYAEVDLGRSDGVYDTLVNRLTGQALATASGKTQDANLTGDTPDLVLGAADSTADTQRWHLTAKGGDVTLLNKAGGRAAAIWTGTATAGQRLAQWVDDGATDKQWTLVASTSGYYKLRSVRNTSLFMTGASAGGSVTLASSTADGSQDWQLVQDPLPTDATFTLKGANSGRCLDVPNGATGVQVQIWDCSGNANQLITQTTAGELRIAGKCLAADGDGTVAGTKLILWTCNGKTSQKWSFRLDGSVVNRSNGLAIDVTSWGTANGSKVQLWTALGNATQRWSRA; the protein is encoded by the coding sequence GTGCTCTACCCGAAGTCGGCCCAGCTGCCGAGCGGCCGGATCGTGGCGGCGTTCGAGAACAGCCAGAGCGCTCCGGTCGGACAGACGATGCCCGTCTACAAGAGCGACGACTCCGGCGCCACCTGGCAGAAGCTGGCCGACGTCAAAGCGCCCGCCTACCTGTCGAGCGACGCCCAGTACGCGAAGTACACGAGCAACTGGACGAACCCGTATCTCTACGTCCTCCCGCAGGACGTCGGCTCCCTGAGCGCCGGCACGCTGCTGCTCGCCAGCATCGTCTCGGGGGACGACTACTACTACAAGGAGCACAAGGCCGCCGACGCGAGCTGGACGCCGTCCGGCGACGGCGACCGCAAGGACGTGGCGCTCGCCCTGTACTCCAGCACGGACGACGGAGCCACCTGGACCGTCCAGAACATCGTCGCCACCGGCGGCTGGCAGGGCGGAAGCGCGGGAGCCGTCGGCCGGGTCTCGAACGCCAACGCCTCCGCGCAGGTCGACCCCCTCTGGGAACCGCACCTGGTGGCCCGGGGCGGAAAGCTCGTCGCGTACTACTCCGACGAGAACGACTACACCGGTTTCAACGCCGGCACCGGAGTGCCGACCCTCGACCCGGACAACGACACGGCGACGGACTCGGGCGGCCAGATCCTCGTCCACCGGACCTGGGACGGCACCACCGCGGCCTGGAGCCAGCCGGTCGTCGACGTCGCGGGAAGCACCGTGAACAACAACGGCAAGACGGAGATCGGCGGCGGCCGCCCGGGCATGACGACCATCGCCCCGACCGCCGACGGAAAATGGCTGCTCACCTACGAGTACTGGGGCGGCGGCACGAACGTCCGCTACAAGCTCGCCGACGACCCGCTGAAGTTCTACGCCTCCGGGGTGACCGACGCCGCGATCACCGCACTGCCCGTGCCCTCGGGCGGCCGCACGCTGTCCACGGGCGGCAGCCCGGTCCTGCTCGCGATGCCGGACGGCCGGATCGTCTACAACGCGTCCGGCAGCGGAGACGTCTGGGTGAACGAGTCCGGTCTGAGCACCGGCGCCTGGAAGGAGTACCAGACGACGATCGCCGCCGGGTACAGCCGCAATCTCCAGTACGTCCAGGGCACCGGACGCGTCCTCGTCCTCCAGGCCGGGTGGAGCGGCGGCAGCGTCGGGCCCGTGAAGTACGCCGAGGTCGACCTCGGCCGTTCCGACGGCGTCTACGACACCCTCGTCAACCGGCTGACCGGTCAGGCCCTCGCCACCGCGTCCGGGAAGACCCAGGACGCGAACCTCACCGGAGACACCCCCGACCTCGTCCTGGGCGCGGCCGACTCCACCGCCGACACCCAGCGCTGGCACCTGACCGCCAAGGGCGGCGACGTGACCCTGCTCAACAAGGCCGGGGGCCGCGCGGCCGCGATCTGGACCGGCACCGCGACGGCCGGGCAGAGGCTGGCCCAGTGGGTCGACGACGGAGCCACCGACAAGCAGTGGACCCTCGTCGCCTCGACCAGCGGGTACTACAAGCTCCGCTCGGTCCGTAACACGAGCCTGTTCATGACGGGCGCGAGCGCGGGCGGCTCCGTCACCCTGGCGTCGTCGACCGCTGACGGCTCACAGGACTGGCAGCTCGTCCAGGACCCCCTGCCGACCGACGCGACCTTCACCCTGAAGGGCGCCAACTCCGGCCGCTGCCTCGACGTCCCGAACGGCGCGACGGGCGTGCAGGTGCAGATCTGGGACTGCTCCGGGAACGCCAACCAGCTGATCACGCAGACCACCGCGGGCGAGCTGCGCATCGCGGGCAAGTGCCTCGCCGCGGACGGCGACGGCACCGTCGCGGGCACCAAGCTCATCCTGTGGACCTGCAACGGCAAGACCAGCCAGAAGTGGTCGTTCCGGCTGGACGGATCCGTCGTCAACCGCTCCAACGGTCTCGCGATCGACGTCACGAGCTGGGGCACGGCCAACGGATCGAAGGTCCAGCTGTGGACGGCCCTCGGCAACGCCACCCAGCGGTGGAGCCGCGCATAG
- a CDS encoding methylmalonyl-CoA mutase family protein: MTVLPDDGLSLAAEFPDATHEQWQRLVAGVLRKSGREVSDEAAEEALSTALEDGLRARPLYSAHDSAPDPGLPGFAPFVRGGRAEGNALGGWDVRQRHAADDGELVLADLENGVTSLWLVVGAGGFPVSSLGRVLDGVYLDLAPVVLDAGREVEPAAAELLRLYEERGVARDAARGNLGADPLAHEARTGDGGFDFAPVAALARRCAEEYPGLRALTVDALPYHEAGGSAAQELGCSLATGVAYLRQLTEAGLSVEQACAQLEFRYAATADQFLTIAKLRAARRLWARVAEVCGAPGGQVQHAVTSSVMTTRRDPWVNMLRATVATLAAGVGGADAVTVLPFDHALGLPDAFSRRIARNTSTILVEESHLSRVIDPAGGSWYVERLTDELAHAGWEFFQSIERAGGQAAALRSGRVGEELAATWAARSAKLAKRREPVTGVSEFPHLAERSVAREPAPEPPSGGLPRVRRDEAYERLRARSDAHLAATGARPRIFLAALGPAAAHTARLTFASNLFQAGGIEPVTEGAFEDSGATEVCLCSSDALYEERAAEVAASLRAAGASQVFLAGRPGQYPGVDAYVFAGCDAVAVLSATLDRMGVS; the protein is encoded by the coding sequence ATGACGGTCCTGCCCGACGACGGGCTTTCGCTGGCCGCCGAGTTCCCTGACGCGACCCATGAGCAGTGGCAGCGCCTTGTGGCGGGTGTGCTGCGCAAGTCGGGCAGGGAAGTCTCGGACGAGGCGGCTGAGGAAGCTCTGTCCACCGCGCTGGAGGACGGGCTGCGCGCCCGCCCCCTCTACAGCGCACACGACTCCGCGCCCGACCCCGGCCTGCCCGGCTTCGCCCCCTTCGTCAGGGGCGGCCGCGCCGAGGGCAACGCCCTCGGCGGCTGGGACGTACGGCAGCGGCACGCGGCCGACGACGGCGAGCTGGTTCTCGCGGACCTGGAGAACGGGGTCACCTCGCTCTGGCTGGTCGTCGGCGCGGGCGGCTTCCCCGTGTCGTCGCTCGGCCGGGTCCTCGACGGCGTCTATCTCGACCTGGCCCCCGTCGTCCTCGACGCGGGACGCGAAGTCGAGCCCGCCGCGGCCGAGTTGCTGCGGCTGTACGAGGAGCGGGGAGTCGCACGCGACGCCGCCCGCGGCAACCTCGGCGCCGACCCGCTCGCCCACGAGGCCCGTACGGGGGACGGCGGGTTCGACTTCGCGCCGGTCGCCGCCCTCGCACGACGGTGCGCCGAGGAGTACCCGGGGCTGCGGGCGCTGACCGTGGACGCGTTGCCGTATCACGAGGCCGGCGGGTCCGCCGCGCAGGAGCTGGGCTGCTCGCTGGCGACCGGCGTCGCCTATCTGCGGCAGCTGACCGAGGCGGGGCTGAGCGTCGAACAGGCCTGTGCGCAGCTGGAGTTCCGGTACGCGGCGACCGCCGACCAGTTCCTGACCATCGCCAAGCTGCGGGCGGCGCGCAGGCTGTGGGCGCGGGTCGCCGAGGTCTGCGGGGCCCCGGGCGGGCAGGTGCAGCACGCGGTGACGTCGTCGGTGATGACGACCCGCCGCGACCCGTGGGTGAACATGCTGCGCGCGACGGTCGCGACGCTGGCGGCCGGGGTCGGCGGCGCCGACGCGGTCACCGTGCTGCCGTTCGACCACGCGCTGGGCCTGCCGGACGCGTTCTCCCGCCGCATCGCCCGCAACACCTCGACGATCCTGGTCGAGGAGTCGCATCTGTCCCGGGTGATCGACCCGGCGGGCGGCTCCTGGTACGTGGAGCGGCTCACCGACGAACTGGCGCACGCGGGCTGGGAGTTCTTCCAGTCCATCGAGCGGGCCGGCGGTCAGGCGGCCGCGCTGCGGTCGGGGCGGGTCGGCGAGGAGCTGGCCGCCACCTGGGCGGCGCGCAGCGCGAAGCTCGCCAAGCGGCGCGAACCGGTCACCGGGGTCAGCGAGTTCCCGCACCTCGCCGAACGGTCGGTGGCGCGCGAGCCCGCGCCCGAGCCGCCCTCCGGCGGACTGCCCCGGGTGCGCCGCGACGAGGCGTACGAGAGGCTGCGCGCCCGCTCCGACGCCCACCTCGCGGCGACCGGCGCCCGGCCGCGGATCTTCCTGGCCGCGCTCGGCCCCGCCGCCGCCCACACCGCCCGTCTCACCTTCGCCTCGAACCTGTTCCAGGCGGGCGGCATCGAGCCCGTCACCGAAGGCGCGTTCGAGGACAGCGGCGCCACCGAGGTCTGCCTGTGCTCCAGCGACGCGCTGTACGAGGAGCGGGCCGCCGAGGTCGCCGCGTCCCTCAGGGCGGCGGGCGCTTCGCAGGTGTTCCTCGCCGGGCGTCCGGGGCAGTACCCCGGTGTCGACGCCTACGTCTTCGCGGGCTGTGACGCCGTTGCCGTCCTGTCCGCGACCCTCGACCGCATGGGAGTGTCCTGA
- the scpA gene encoding methylmalonyl-CoA mutase, giving the protein MGTPGGPGIPDFSGIELGVPTAGGGPDEWGDALKKAAGGDDLLWETPEGIAVKPLYTGQDLEGLDFLGTYPGIAPYLRGPYPTMYVNQPWTIRQYAGFSTAEESNAFYRRNLAAGQKGLSVAFDLPTHRGYDSDHPRVTGDVGMAGVAIDSIYDMRQLFDGIPLDKMTVSMTMNGAVLPVLALYIVAAEEQGVPPEKLAGTIQNDILKEFMVRNTYIYPPKPSMRIISDIFAFTSQRMPRYNSISISGYHIQEAGATADLELAYTLADGVEYLRAGLGAGLDVDAFAPRLSFFWAIGMNFFMEIAKMRAARLLWARLVKQFDPKNAKSLSLRTHSQTSGWSLTAQDVFNNVTRTCVEAMAATQGHTQSLHTNALDEALALPTDFSARIARNTQLLIQQESGTTRVIDPWGGSAYVEKLTYDLARRAWQHIEEVEAAGGMAKAIDAGIPKLRIEEAAARTQARIDSGRQPVIGVNKYRVETDEQIDVLKVDNSSVRTQQIEKLRRLRAERDERACQDALDALTRAAGGEGNLLELAVNAARAKATVGEISDALEKVYGRHASQIRTISGVYRTEAGESPSVERTRTLVDSFEEAEGRRPRILVAKMGQDGHDRGQKVIATAFADLGFDVDVGPLFQTPGEVARQAVEADVHIVGVSSLAAGHLTLVPALRESLAEEGREDIMIVVGGVIPPQDMPTLLEMGAAAVFPPGTVIPDAAYDLVERLSTDLGHDL; this is encoded by the coding sequence ATGGGAACGCCGGGTGGGCCGGGGATCCCCGACTTCTCCGGGATCGAGCTGGGGGTCCCGACCGCCGGCGGCGGCCCCGACGAGTGGGGCGACGCCCTCAAGAAGGCGGCCGGCGGGGACGACCTGCTCTGGGAGACCCCGGAGGGCATCGCGGTCAAGCCGCTCTACACCGGGCAGGACCTGGAGGGCCTGGACTTCCTGGGCACCTACCCGGGCATCGCCCCGTATCTGCGCGGCCCGTACCCGACGATGTACGTCAACCAGCCCTGGACGATCCGCCAGTACGCGGGCTTCTCCACCGCCGAGGAGTCCAACGCCTTCTACCGGCGCAACCTCGCGGCCGGCCAGAAGGGCCTGTCCGTCGCCTTCGACCTGCCCACGCACCGCGGGTACGACAGCGACCACCCGCGGGTGACGGGCGACGTCGGCATGGCGGGCGTGGCGATCGACTCGATCTACGACATGCGGCAGCTCTTCGACGGCATCCCGCTGGACAAGATGACCGTGTCGATGACGATGAACGGCGCGGTGCTGCCCGTCCTCGCGCTGTACATCGTGGCGGCCGAGGAACAGGGCGTGCCGCCCGAGAAGTTGGCCGGGACCATCCAGAACGACATCCTCAAGGAGTTCATGGTCCGCAACACCTACATCTATCCGCCGAAGCCGTCGATGCGGATCATCTCCGACATCTTCGCCTTCACCTCGCAGCGGATGCCGCGCTACAACTCCATCTCCATCTCCGGCTATCACATCCAGGAGGCGGGCGCGACGGCCGACCTGGAGCTGGCGTACACGCTCGCGGACGGGGTGGAGTATCTGCGCGCCGGGCTGGGCGCGGGGCTGGACGTGGACGCGTTCGCGCCCCGGCTGTCCTTCTTCTGGGCGATCGGCATGAACTTCTTCATGGAGATCGCGAAGATGCGGGCGGCGCGGCTGCTGTGGGCCAGGCTGGTCAAGCAGTTCGACCCGAAGAACGCCAAGTCCCTCTCCCTGCGCACCCATTCGCAGACCTCCGGCTGGTCGCTGACCGCGCAGGACGTGTTCAACAACGTGACGCGTACCTGCGTCGAGGCGATGGCGGCGACCCAGGGCCACACGCAGTCCCTGCACACCAACGCCCTCGACGAGGCGCTCGCCCTGCCCACCGACTTCTCCGCGCGCATCGCCCGCAACACCCAGCTGCTGATCCAGCAGGAGTCGGGCACCACCCGGGTCATCGACCCGTGGGGCGGCAGCGCGTACGTCGAGAAGCTGACCTACGACCTCGCGCGCCGGGCCTGGCAGCACATCGAGGAGGTCGAGGCGGCGGGCGGCATGGCCAAGGCCATCGACGCTGGCATCCCCAAACTCCGCATCGAGGAGGCGGCGGCCCGCACCCAGGCCCGGATCGACTCCGGACGGCAGCCGGTGATCGGCGTCAACAAGTACCGCGTGGAGACCGACGAGCAGATCGACGTCCTCAAGGTCGACAACTCCTCCGTGCGCACCCAGCAGATCGAGAAGCTGCGGCGGCTGCGCGCCGAGCGCGACGAGCGGGCCTGCCAGGACGCGCTGGACGCGCTGACCCGGGCGGCGGGCGGCGAGGGCAACCTGCTGGAGCTCGCCGTGAACGCGGCCCGCGCGAAGGCCACCGTCGGCGAGATCTCCGACGCCCTGGAGAAGGTGTACGGGCGGCACGCGAGCCAGATCCGTACGATCTCCGGTGTGTACCGCACCGAAGCAGGCGAGTCCCCGTCCGTCGAGCGCACCCGCACGCTGGTGGACTCCTTCGAGGAGGCCGAGGGCCGCCGGCCCCGCATCCTGGTCGCCAAGATGGGCCAGGACGGCCACGACCGCGGCCAGAAGGTGATCGCCACCGCCTTCGCCGACCTCGGCTTCGACGTCGACGTCGGCCCGCTGTTCCAGACGCCGGGCGAGGTGGCCCGGCAGGCGGTCGAGGCGGACGTGCACATCGTCGGGGTGTCGTCGCTGGCCGCCGGGCACCTCACCCTCGTACCGGCGCTGCGGGAGTCGCTCGCCGAGGAGGGCCGCGAGGACATCATGATCGTGGTCGGCGGGGTGATCCCGCCGCAGGACATGCCCACGCTCCTGGAGATGGGCGCGGCGGCCGTCTTCCCGCCCGGGACGGTGATCCCGGACGCGGCCTACGACCTCGTCGAGCGCCTGTCCACCGACCTCGGCCACGACCTCTGA
- the meaB gene encoding methylmalonyl Co-A mutase-associated GTPase MeaB, producing the protein MAIDLDTYVKGVLDGKRALVARAITLVESTRPQHRAMAQELLTELLPHSGKARRIGVSGVPGVGKSTFIDAFGTLLTSLGFRVAVLAVDPSSSRTGGSILGDKTRMERLAVDPAAFVRPSPTAGTLGGVAKATRESIVVMEAAGYDVVLVETVGVGQSETAVANMVDSFLLLTLARTGDQLQGIKKGVLELADVLAVNKADGPHERDARGAARELAGALRLMHPVDAAWTPPVLSCSARESTGLDTVWERLEQHRALLDSTGRLAAKRRDQQVDWTWTMVRDELLGRLHADPAVRALGPTLEQQVRNGELTATLAAERILRAFGGGAG; encoded by the coding sequence ATGGCGATCGACCTCGACACCTATGTGAAGGGCGTCCTCGACGGGAAGCGGGCGCTGGTGGCACGCGCCATCACGCTCGTGGAGTCGACGAGGCCCCAACACCGGGCCATGGCCCAGGAGCTGCTGACCGAGCTGCTGCCGCACAGCGGGAAGGCGCGGCGGATCGGCGTCAGCGGTGTGCCGGGCGTGGGCAAGTCGACGTTCATCGACGCGTTCGGCACGCTGCTCACCTCGCTCGGATTCCGGGTCGCGGTCCTCGCCGTCGACCCGTCGTCCAGCCGTACCGGCGGGTCGATCCTGGGCGACAAGACGCGTATGGAACGCCTGGCCGTCGACCCGGCGGCCTTCGTACGCCCCTCCCCCACCGCGGGGACGCTCGGCGGGGTGGCGAAGGCGACCCGGGAGTCGATCGTGGTGATGGAGGCGGCGGGCTACGACGTCGTCCTGGTGGAGACGGTCGGCGTCGGCCAGTCCGAGACCGCCGTCGCGAACATGGTCGACTCCTTCCTGCTCCTCACCCTCGCCCGGACCGGGGACCAGTTGCAGGGCATCAAGAAGGGCGTCCTGGAGCTGGCGGACGTGCTCGCCGTCAACAAGGCGGACGGGCCGCACGAGCGCGACGCCCGGGGCGCGGCACGGGAGTTGGCGGGCGCGCTGCGGCTGATGCATCCCGTCGACGCCGCCTGGACCCCGCCGGTGCTGAGTTGCAGCGCCCGGGAGTCGACCGGCCTGGACACGGTCTGGGAGCGGCTCGAACAGCACCGTGCGCTGCTGGACTCGACCGGGCGGCTCGCCGCCAAGCGCCGTGACCAGCAGGTCGACTGGACGTGGACGATGGTGCGCGACGAGCTGCTGGGCCGCCTGCACGCCGACCCCGCCGTACGCGCCCTCGGGCCGACGCTCGAACAGCAGGTCAGAAACGGCGAGTTGACGGCCACGCTGGCCGCCGAGCGCATTCTGCGGGCGTTCGGCGGCGGGGCGGGCTGA